A part of Gemmatimonas groenlandica genomic DNA contains:
- a CDS encoding DUF4331 family protein, which yields MSHHFDSPEARADSRINITDNFLFHDPADRSKVVAITCVSPLAGLPSPYHGQLQWRTFRPTAAYDMRFDTDGDLRPDRVLRCIFSGDDAPQRVEVRWLQGAAANDDHAIGEVIGSGAVGDTITLSMPGARIWIGEAGDPFWLDAVAAKGFLDAALAGGSPPVSSFSNGQVTTAATNVLAIVADLPIALLGQRLHFNSAVSANDHGHWHQVSRCGRPNFAATFVDHPERSRAMNESMPEHDVRDFSGDVERVVSIVAANVGRVPDPAGYATRVARSLLPDVIPFDATLPSGFDFAGVNGRTLHDDFGAVVYSAVFGRPMDTAIAPLADLRASWPWVPAPRPLPGGPGVAVPTRNE from the coding sequence ATGTCACATCACTTCGATTCTCCGGAAGCGCGCGCGGACAGCCGCATCAACATCACCGACAACTTCCTCTTCCACGATCCCGCCGATCGCTCGAAGGTCGTTGCCATCACCTGCGTCAGCCCACTGGCAGGGTTGCCATCACCCTATCACGGCCAGCTCCAGTGGCGGACGTTCCGTCCGACCGCCGCCTACGATATGCGATTCGATACCGACGGCGACCTTCGCCCGGATCGGGTATTGCGCTGCATTTTTTCGGGGGATGACGCCCCGCAACGCGTCGAGGTGCGGTGGCTACAGGGCGCCGCGGCGAACGACGATCACGCGATAGGTGAGGTGATCGGATCCGGCGCCGTCGGTGACACCATCACCCTGTCGATGCCGGGCGCGCGCATCTGGATCGGTGAAGCCGGTGATCCATTCTGGCTCGACGCTGTCGCCGCGAAGGGGTTCCTGGACGCGGCGCTGGCAGGTGGCAGCCCGCCCGTGTCGAGCTTCTCGAACGGTCAGGTCACGACGGCCGCTACGAACGTGCTGGCGATCGTCGCCGATTTGCCAATCGCGCTGCTCGGCCAGCGCTTGCACTTCAATTCCGCGGTGTCCGCCAATGACCACGGGCACTGGCATCAAGTCTCGCGATGCGGCCGGCCGAACTTCGCGGCCACGTTCGTCGATCATCCGGAACGGTCGCGCGCCATGAACGAGTCGATGCCCGAGCACGACGTCCGCGATTTCAGCGGTGACGTCGAGCGCGTGGTCTCGATCGTCGCGGCCAACGTCGGTCGCGTGCCCGATCCAGCTGGCTACGCGACGAGGGTCGCGCGCAGCTTGTTGCCGGATGTGATTCCGTTCGACGCCACGCTACCCAGCGGCTTCGACTTCGCCGGCGTGAACGGCCGCACGCTGCACGATGACTTCGGCGCGGTGGTGTACTCTGCCGTCTTCGGCCGGCCAATGGATACCGCCATCGCCCCCCTCGCCGACCTCCGTGCGAGCTGGCCGTGGGTACCGGCGCCACGACCCTTGCCCGGTGGACCCGGCGTCGCCGTGCCGACGCGCAATGAGTGA
- a CDS encoding AraC family transcriptional regulator: MPTGDRRIEVCELTHSGPLPPGWLAPGFVMNLVLDGEADLRARGSAQHVHPGVVVLSDPGEFRRVTRRHSAVARTRSLTCDPAVLTDAIAQRARVRATPHLRSSTSGAPVLRHALRALFAGIDAGDPPLALETAIECCFSALASDLNLSWTAMPADRPAIRRVRDLIEDRSGDALSLADLTAVSGLSRAHLIRSFARELGVTPHQYQMHVRVRRARELLAAGRSPVHTAAAVGFFDQSHLTRQFRRITGVGPAAYRRMVYSGTQPR, translated from the coding sequence GTGCCGACGGGCGATCGTCGCATCGAAGTCTGCGAACTGACGCACTCCGGCCCCCTGCCGCCGGGATGGCTGGCGCCGGGATTCGTCATGAACCTCGTGCTCGACGGCGAGGCGGACCTGCGGGCGCGCGGAAGCGCTCAGCACGTGCATCCCGGCGTCGTCGTCCTCTCCGACCCGGGAGAGTTCCGCCGCGTCACCCGTCGACACTCCGCCGTCGCGCGCACGCGGTCGCTGACGTGCGATCCCGCGGTCCTCACGGACGCGATCGCGCAGCGGGCTCGCGTGCGTGCCACGCCGCATCTGCGTAGCAGTACGAGTGGCGCGCCGGTGCTTCGCCACGCACTGCGTGCCTTGTTCGCGGGCATCGACGCCGGCGATCCGCCATTGGCGCTGGAGACCGCGATCGAGTGCTGCTTTAGTGCGCTGGCGTCCGACCTGAACCTCTCGTGGACGGCCATGCCCGCCGATCGGCCGGCGATCCGGCGCGTGCGCGACCTCATTGAGGATCGATCCGGCGACGCGCTTTCGCTGGCCGACCTGACCGCCGTGTCCGGACTGTCACGCGCGCACCTTATCCGGTCGTTCGCACGCGAACTGGGCGTCACGCCACATCAGTACCAGATGCACGTCCGTGTGCGACGCGCGCGCGAGCTGCTCGCGGCCGGGCGATCACCCGTGCACACCGCCGCGGCCGTAGGCTTCTTCGACCAAAGTCACCTCACCCGTCAGTTCCGGCGCATCACGGGCGTGGGGCCGGCAGCCTACCGCCGCATGGTCTATTCGGGCACTCAGCCGCGCTGA
- a CDS encoding amidohydrolase family protein → MIAARFRKSGESIPAIYAAFAAAVDTPDCHARLRRAAEAGLVLTPTLVATYMSHAEAKRLLGVLPANQRSGCDLYLRQFDGVSDVVRARILEAGRRLVGMVVAADVPLLAGTDAPTFCAAPGESLVLELQMLADGGLSPISVLQAATSLPARVFDAEERFGVLAVGRHADLVLLSENPLTTARAYVHPVGVYTQGYWYDAGALAALRQRQ, encoded by the coding sequence GTGATCGCCGCGCGCTTTCGCAAATCCGGTGAATCGATTCCGGCCATCTACGCAGCGTTTGCGGCCGCCGTGGACACACCGGATTGCCATGCTCGACTCCGTCGTGCGGCGGAGGCGGGATTGGTGCTTACACCGACACTGGTCGCCACGTATATGTCTCACGCTGAGGCGAAACGCCTGCTTGGTGTTCTTCCCGCGAATCAGCGCAGCGGATGTGACTTGTATCTGCGGCAGTTCGACGGCGTGAGCGATGTCGTCCGCGCACGGATCCTGGAAGCCGGCCGGCGCCTTGTCGGCATGGTCGTCGCGGCTGACGTCCCACTGCTTGCAGGGACCGATGCACCGACGTTCTGTGCCGCGCCCGGCGAATCGCTGGTACTCGAGCTACAGATGCTTGCGGATGGAGGGCTCTCGCCGATCTCGGTGCTGCAGGCCGCGACGAGTCTTCCCGCCAGAGTGTTCGACGCGGAGGAGCGCTTCGGCGTGCTTGCTGTCGGCCGACACGCTGATCTGGTGCTGCTCTCCGAGAATCCGCTCACGACCGCGCGCGCGTATGTGCATCCCGTCGGTGTCTATACACAGGGTTACTGGTATGACGCTGGTGCACTGGCGGCGTTACGGCAGCGGCAGTGA
- a CDS encoding serine/threonine-protein kinase: MDSTLTPGTVLGPYQIEALIGSGGMGHVYRALDPRLGRHVAIKTLPAAMVSDPVLARRFESEARTVGALDHPNLLVVYDVGRAGDMPYIVSELLEGETIRDRLRRDGALPARTVAQLAAQIVAGLEAAHTRGIVHRDLKPENLFLTRDRRLKILDFGIAKRVSGTDTATIAAAESLTVTGMIVGTVGYMAPEQLLGENIDARADIFALGVVLHEMLTGTPPFRRATSVATMNATVSDEAPVLPTSVPFTFSRIVQRCLVKSPEDRFHSAHDLAIALDITESTDHTARVSSTPDTNPAAGERSRGAVSRRAAIGYGAAGVLLATTVVGGGMYLRPSAATSSFRRLTFRRGVVRSARVAPDGQTILFGALWDGDSCRVHTTRVDGPESRALDLPDANVLAVSRSGELAVALGTHRDGIITYGTLARVPLAGGAPRELITDVKFADWSPDGSELAVIRNVDGRDRLEFPIGRSLVQPRTGEATGLGFVRIAADAQRIAFVQYQSPGSLVGRVCVTDRAGKVTSLTPEYLNIHGLAWRGDEIWFTASDDRPLFRALRAVTVGGAPRVVARFPGNVTLWDAFPDGRVLLAQTDDRAVLVARRPGDVADRDLSWLDASWAADISRDGEVILFSETGQGAGPDGGAYLRRIDGSPAVRLALGEGLALSPDGRLALCTPAYTTVVGGTAPYIELVPTGAGETRRIPGNGLLFTGAHWLPNGVGVVVSATTSGRAPRLYLMDVGGGTPVPITPEGVAEWAVSPDGASVAVRGVGQGITLYSVANTSSASTSRLIPGTAGGATLIGWVNDGVLILRTNDATAKPGDVWLLDPETGRQSAWANIMPTDGAGVMALISFRVTPDGQSRAYTWHRALSDLYLADGLA, translated from the coding sequence ATGGATAGCACGCTTACGCCCGGAACCGTCCTCGGCCCGTACCAGATCGAAGCCCTGATCGGCAGCGGTGGAATGGGCCACGTGTACCGCGCGCTCGACCCGCGCCTTGGTCGGCACGTTGCCATCAAGACGCTTCCCGCGGCGATGGTGAGCGACCCGGTGCTCGCGCGTCGATTCGAATCCGAGGCGCGTACGGTGGGCGCACTCGACCATCCGAATCTGCTTGTGGTGTACGACGTGGGCCGTGCGGGTGACATGCCGTACATCGTTTCGGAACTGCTGGAAGGGGAGACGATACGTGACCGGCTGCGTCGCGACGGGGCGCTGCCCGCGCGTACGGTCGCACAGCTGGCGGCGCAGATCGTGGCAGGACTCGAGGCGGCACATACGCGCGGCATCGTGCATCGCGACCTCAAGCCCGAGAACCTGTTCCTCACGCGCGACCGTCGTCTCAAGATTCTCGACTTCGGCATCGCCAAACGCGTGAGCGGAACCGATACAGCGACTATCGCGGCGGCCGAGTCACTCACGGTGACGGGCATGATCGTCGGCACGGTGGGTTACATGGCCCCGGAGCAATTGCTTGGTGAGAACATCGACGCGCGCGCCGACATCTTCGCGCTCGGCGTCGTGTTGCACGAGATGCTGACCGGAACACCGCCGTTTCGGCGCGCGACATCGGTCGCGACGATGAACGCCACGGTCAGCGACGAGGCGCCGGTGTTGCCGACCTCGGTGCCGTTCACGTTCTCGCGCATCGTGCAGCGCTGTCTGGTGAAGTCGCCTGAGGATCGCTTTCACTCGGCGCACGACCTGGCGATCGCGCTCGATATCACGGAGTCGACTGACCACACCGCCCGTGTATCATCGACACCGGACACAAATCCAGCAGCCGGTGAACGATCGCGCGGCGCGGTGTCCCGTCGCGCGGCCATCGGCTACGGGGCGGCTGGCGTGCTGCTCGCGACGACGGTCGTCGGCGGTGGCATGTACCTGCGCCCATCGGCAGCGACCTCGTCGTTTCGCCGACTCACGTTTCGACGCGGCGTCGTACGTTCCGCGCGCGTCGCGCCTGACGGACAGACAATCCTGTTCGGCGCGCTCTGGGATGGCGATTCGTGCCGCGTACACACGACACGCGTCGATGGACCCGAGTCTCGTGCCCTCGACCTGCCCGACGCAAACGTGCTGGCGGTTTCGCGATCAGGCGAGCTGGCGGTCGCACTTGGCACGCATCGCGACGGAATCATCACGTACGGTACGCTGGCGCGCGTTCCACTCGCGGGCGGGGCGCCGCGCGAATTGATCACCGATGTGAAGTTCGCCGACTGGTCTCCGGATGGATCCGAGCTCGCGGTCATTCGCAATGTCGATGGGCGCGACCGACTCGAATTCCCGATCGGCAGATCCCTTGTCCAGCCGCGCACGGGCGAAGCAACGGGCCTCGGCTTCGTCCGCATTGCGGCGGACGCGCAGCGCATCGCCTTCGTGCAGTATCAGTCACCCGGTTCGCTCGTGGGGCGGGTGTGCGTCACCGACCGCGCGGGCAAGGTGACGTCACTGACGCCCGAATATCTCAACATTCACGGCCTCGCTTGGCGTGGTGACGAGATCTGGTTCACGGCGTCCGACGACCGGCCGTTATTCCGTGCGCTGCGTGCCGTCACTGTCGGTGGCGCACCGCGGGTCGTCGCGCGCTTCCCGGGAAACGTTACGCTGTGGGACGCTTTCCCGGACGGCCGCGTGCTGCTCGCTCAAACGGATGATCGCGCCGTGTTGGTGGCCCGGCGGCCCGGCGATGTTGCGGACCGCGACCTGTCGTGGCTCGATGCCTCGTGGGCCGCGGACATCTCGCGCGACGGGGAGGTGATTCTGTTCTCGGAGACGGGACAGGGTGCCGGGCCAGATGGCGGTGCGTATCTTCGGCGAATCGACGGCTCGCCTGCCGTGCGCCTCGCATTGGGTGAGGGGCTCGCGCTTTCGCCGGACGGGCGCCTCGCGCTCTGTACCCCCGCGTACACCACCGTCGTGGGCGGAACCGCGCCATATATCGAGCTGGTGCCGACCGGTGCGGGCGAGACGCGTCGGATTCCCGGAAATGGGCTGTTGTTCACCGGCGCGCACTGGCTCCCGAATGGAGTTGGTGTCGTCGTGTCGGCGACGACATCGGGCCGAGCACCGCGTCTATACCTCATGGACGTCGGTGGAGGCACGCCGGTGCCCATTACGCCGGAGGGCGTCGCGGAGTGGGCGGTGTCGCCCGACGGGGCGAGCGTCGCGGTGCGCGGCGTTGGGCAGGGGATCACACTGTATTCCGTGGCGAACACATCGAGTGCATCCACGTCGCGGCTGATTCCCGGCACCGCAGGCGGCGCGACGCTGATCGGCTGGGTGAACGACGGTGTGCTCATCTTGCGAACGAACGATGCGACGGCGAAGCCGGGCGATGTGTGGCTGCTCGACCCGGAAACGGGTCGACAGTCGGCCTGGGCCAACATCATGCCGACCGACGGCGCAGGCGTCATGGCGTTGATCAGCTTTCGCGTGACGCCCGACGGTCAGTCGCGCGCGTACACGTGGCATCGCGCACTGAGTGATCTGTATCTTGCGGACGGACTCGCGTAG
- a CDS encoding protein kinase domain-containing protein, translating to MTDISEHLSAALVNRYRIERRLGEGGMATVYLAEDLKHDRKVALKVLRPELGVVIGAERFLQEIKTTARLQHPHILPLFDSGSTVAAYGGGTGLLYYVMPYIEGETLRQKLEREQQLGIDEALNIATEVLDALQYAHEQGVIHRDIKPENILLRNARAFVADFGIALAVSAAAGGRMTETGLSMGTPHYMSPEQATADTHINNRSDIYSLGSVLFELLTGEPPHTGPSAQAIIVKIVSDVARPVKELRKAVPPHVSAAIAKALEKIPADRFDSAKAFADALRNPAFTWPVATAATLGSPAPASRRALVPALIAVALMSMALAAWSWARPNRTASVARYTTSLGVPGTLDGITFGVEAALSPDGASLVFRRPLTGPGQLYIKRRDEVVARPLTGTEGGTGPFFSPDGASIGFVANGQLRRIPIAGGAPLKLEDSVDSTYNRGAWLEDGSIVYYDSRMRTLRRLGAGDGASKVIVRPEALGGRFPWLPSPLPDSRGVLFTAHLTLCVGPVSCRPSGVYVYDARRDTVRALFEDAIGAWYIPTGHVLYLTSGGTLMAVSWDNSALKPTGKAVAVLDGIQAPGFVISNDGTAYYLLGRSEFAPGPVPNARVVWVDRTGNVEPVDSTWQVNTGGRYTGEEETDWGLALSPDGQRLALTMLTDLGTDIWIKQLPNGPVSRLTQDTGAERMPAWSPDGRTITFLSDRPVATGSASKVNPFTTWERAADGTGEPTRATRPALDSIARTLVAQGFKATGAVLSPDGRWLAYVSNEQGPNEVFVRPYPNVNGGKSQVSSGDGSAPLWSHSGRELFYTANGKMHVVSIQPGPTFSAAPPRALFTIPVDIRSGSPLRGTFAISPDDRRFLMVRDNKWEDMAGTPTLVVVQNFFEELRAKLKR from the coding sequence ATGACTGATATTTCCGAGCACCTCTCTGCTGCACTCGTCAACCGCTACCGCATCGAGCGTCGACTCGGTGAGGGCGGCATGGCGACGGTGTATCTCGCCGAGGATCTGAAGCACGATCGTAAGGTGGCGTTGAAGGTGCTGCGGCCGGAACTCGGCGTCGTGATCGGCGCCGAGCGGTTCCTGCAAGAGATCAAGACCACCGCGCGACTCCAGCACCCGCACATTCTGCCGCTCTTCGACAGTGGCAGCACGGTCGCGGCATACGGCGGCGGTACGGGACTGTTGTACTACGTCATGCCGTACATCGAAGGCGAAACGCTCAGGCAGAAGCTCGAGCGGGAACAGCAGCTCGGTATCGACGAGGCACTGAACATCGCCACCGAGGTACTGGACGCGCTCCAGTATGCGCACGAGCAAGGGGTCATTCACCGCGATATCAAGCCGGAAAACATTCTGCTGCGCAACGCTCGCGCGTTTGTCGCGGACTTCGGTATTGCGCTGGCGGTAAGCGCTGCCGCCGGCGGCCGGATGACGGAGACGGGTCTGTCGATGGGTACGCCGCACTACATGTCGCCAGAGCAGGCGACGGCGGACACGCACATCAACAACCGATCCGACATCTACTCGCTCGGCTCGGTGCTGTTCGAACTGCTTACCGGCGAACCGCCACACACCGGCCCATCAGCGCAGGCGATCATTGTGAAGATCGTCTCGGACGTGGCGCGACCGGTCAAAGAGTTACGTAAGGCGGTGCCGCCGCACGTGTCGGCCGCGATTGCCAAGGCATTGGAGAAAATTCCGGCTGATCGGTTTGACAGCGCCAAAGCGTTTGCCGACGCGCTGCGCAATCCGGCGTTCACCTGGCCCGTCGCGACTGCGGCGACTCTCGGCTCACCGGCACCCGCTTCACGTCGCGCCCTGGTGCCCGCCTTGATCGCCGTAGCGCTGATGTCCATGGCGTTGGCGGCGTGGAGCTGGGCGCGCCCCAATCGAACAGCGTCGGTTGCGCGTTACACCACGTCGCTCGGCGTTCCCGGCACTCTTGATGGCATCACGTTCGGCGTCGAGGCGGCGCTCTCCCCTGATGGCGCGTCGTTGGTGTTTCGCCGTCCGCTCACGGGACCGGGGCAACTGTACATCAAGCGTCGCGACGAAGTCGTCGCGCGTCCGCTGACCGGTACCGAGGGCGGGACGGGCCCGTTTTTTTCACCCGATGGAGCATCGATCGGATTCGTGGCGAACGGCCAGCTGCGGCGCATTCCAATCGCCGGTGGCGCACCGCTCAAGCTCGAGGACTCCGTCGATTCGACGTACAATCGCGGCGCGTGGCTGGAAGACGGATCGATCGTGTACTATGACTCGCGGATGCGTACGCTGCGCCGCCTCGGTGCGGGCGACGGGGCGTCGAAGGTGATCGTCAGACCCGAGGCGCTCGGCGGGCGCTTTCCGTGGTTACCGAGCCCGCTGCCCGACTCGCGCGGCGTGTTGTTCACGGCCCATCTCACGCTGTGTGTTGGTCCGGTGAGCTGTCGGCCGAGTGGCGTGTACGTGTACGACGCGCGCCGCGATACGGTTCGCGCACTCTTCGAAGACGCCATCGGTGCGTGGTACATACCGACGGGACACGTGCTGTATCTCACCAGCGGCGGCACGCTCATGGCCGTGTCGTGGGACAACTCAGCGCTCAAGCCGACAGGGAAAGCGGTGGCGGTGCTCGATGGGATTCAAGCGCCCGGGTTCGTCATTTCAAACGACGGGACGGCGTATTATCTGCTCGGTCGCTCGGAATTCGCACCAGGTCCGGTACCAAATGCGAGAGTGGTGTGGGTGGATCGCACCGGAAACGTCGAACCGGTGGATTCCACGTGGCAGGTGAACACGGGCGGCAGGTACACCGGGGAGGAGGAAACGGATTGGGGTCTTGCCTTGTCACCCGACGGCCAACGCCTCGCGCTCACCATGCTGACGGATCTTGGCACGGATATCTGGATCAAGCAGCTCCCGAACGGGCCGGTGTCACGACTCACGCAGGATACCGGCGCGGAGCGAATGCCCGCGTGGTCGCCCGATGGACGAACGATCACGTTTCTTTCCGATCGGCCCGTGGCGACTGGTTCGGCGTCGAAGGTGAACCCCTTTACAACATGGGAGCGGGCCGCTGACGGCACCGGCGAGCCCACACGCGCGACGAGACCCGCGTTGGACAGCATCGCGCGCACGTTGGTGGCACAGGGATTCAAGGCGACAGGCGCGGTGCTGTCGCCGGATGGGCGTTGGCTCGCCTATGTGTCGAATGAGCAGGGCCCTAACGAAGTGTTCGTCCGTCCGTATCCGAATGTGAACGGCGGCAAGTCGCAAGTCTCGAGCGGCGACGGCAGTGCTCCACTGTGGTCGCACAGCGGACGCGAGTTGTTCTACACGGCCAACGGTAAGATGCACGTCGTGAGCATCCAGCCGGGGCCCACATTTTCGGCGGCGCCACCGCGCGCCTTGTTCACGATTCCGGTCGACATCCGCTCGGGATCTCCCCTTCGCGGTACGTTTGCCATCTCGCCTGATGATCGACGCTTTCTCATGGTGCGCGACAACAAGTGGGAAGACATGGCAGGAACGCCTACGCTCGTGGTCGTGCAGAACTTTTTCGAAGAATTGCGCGCAAAGCTGAAACGATAG
- a CDS encoding serine/threonine-protein kinase — protein sequence MIEKLPTGEWQRVEAVLGGALERTGSARRAFVDQACTGDEALRREVTSLLAAHDRTGAVDALAADIAPLAAGLRIGGTSPGDGEHDQEASTLVGRTITPYRIVSHLGHGGMGVVYEAFDARLQRPVALKFLSPHLTNDRHAQRRFETEARAAAALDHPNICTVSEIGTTDGGERFLVMPLYIGETLHERIARGPLAIPDAVEIAVQIARGLAKAHDAGIVHRDIKPSNLFITQDGVVKILDFGIAKLLDQAIVLSGGGLLGTPAYMSPEQVRGERIDAGTDVWAVGVVLYEMLTGARPFHARGAALLARITHAEPTPLPNFRTDLPDALVTLIQRALSKKRADRPSSMREIEGELLALGVLAEGTVEVEHTGANVGLATGARVVAAIVSALRAILRKSSARPRA from the coding sequence GTGATCGAAAAATTGCCGACTGGTGAATGGCAGCGCGTCGAAGCGGTGCTCGGCGGCGCGCTCGAGCGCACCGGGTCGGCTCGTCGTGCATTCGTTGACCAGGCGTGTACGGGTGACGAAGCACTGCGACGCGAAGTGACGTCGCTGCTTGCCGCCCACGATCGGACCGGAGCCGTTGATGCGCTGGCAGCCGACATCGCGCCGCTCGCGGCTGGCCTACGCATCGGCGGTACCAGCCCGGGCGACGGCGAGCATGATCAGGAAGCCAGTACGCTGGTTGGTCGCACCATCACGCCATACCGGATTGTCTCGCATTTAGGTCACGGTGGAATGGGCGTGGTGTACGAGGCCTTCGACGCGCGACTCCAGCGACCGGTTGCGCTCAAGTTCCTCTCACCGCATCTCACCAACGATCGTCACGCACAACGTCGCTTCGAAACGGAGGCGCGGGCGGCAGCGGCGCTGGATCATCCGAACATCTGCACCGTATCCGAGATCGGCACCACAGACGGTGGCGAGCGCTTTCTCGTGATGCCGCTCTATATCGGTGAAACGCTGCACGAACGGATCGCGCGCGGACCTCTGGCCATTCCCGATGCCGTCGAGATCGCAGTGCAGATCGCTCGCGGACTTGCGAAAGCGCACGACGCGGGGATCGTCCATCGCGATATCAAGCCTTCAAATCTGTTCATCACCCAGGATGGCGTGGTGAAGATTTTAGATTTCGGCATCGCGAAGCTGTTGGATCAGGCGATCGTGCTGAGTGGAGGGGGATTGCTCGGGACGCCGGCCTACATGAGTCCGGAGCAGGTGCGCGGCGAACGCATCGATGCCGGCACCGACGTGTGGGCCGTCGGCGTGGTGCTGTACGAAATGCTCACCGGCGCACGTCCCTTTCACGCGCGCGGCGCCGCGCTCCTCGCACGGATCACGCACGCTGAGCCGACTCCATTACCCAACTTTCGCACCGACCTTCCAGACGCACTCGTTACGCTGATCCAACGCGCGCTGTCGAAGAAGCGGGCAGACCGACCATCGTCCATGCGCGAGATCGAAGGCGAATTGCTGGCGCTGGGCGTACTCGCTGAGGGCACGGTCGAGGTCGAGCACACGGGCGCGAACGTGGGATTGGCGACGGGCGCGCGCGTGGTAGCCGCTATCGTTTCAGCTTTGCGCGCAATTCTTCGAAAAAGTTCTGCACGACCACGAGCGTAG
- a CDS encoding ECF-type sigma factor, producing MDSPIPTPSAHEALPDLFTATYEALRRVAHRHLRQETTGHTLNTTGLVHEAYLELAALEHIRWPSRAYVLSAASQAMRRILIDYAVARRAQKRGSGVVAVPLDDAVALAVSRSDDLLALDEALERLGARNARTARVVECRFYGGMSVDETAEALELSTATVKREWAVARAFLNRELLP from the coding sequence GTGGATTCGCCTATTCCGACGCCGAGCGCGCACGAGGCCCTGCCGGATCTCTTCACCGCCACCTACGAGGCGCTACGTCGAGTAGCGCACCGGCATCTGCGGCAGGAGACCACCGGGCACACGCTGAACACCACCGGACTGGTGCACGAGGCGTATCTCGAATTAGCCGCACTCGAGCATATTCGATGGCCCTCGCGGGCCTACGTGCTATCGGCAGCCTCACAGGCCATGCGTCGAATTCTGATCGACTACGCCGTCGCCCGTCGGGCGCAAAAACGCGGCAGCGGTGTGGTCGCCGTACCGCTCGATGACGCCGTTGCCCTCGCGGTATCGCGGAGCGACGACCTGCTGGCGTTGGATGAAGCGCTCGAGCGACTGGGGGCGCGCAACGCCCGTACGGCCCGCGTGGTCGAGTGCCGATTTTATGGAGGCATGAGCGTCGACGAAACGGCGGAGGCGCTCGAGCTGTCTACGGCCACGGTGAAGCGCGAATGGGCAGTAGCGCGTGCGTTTCTGAATCGCGAGCTCTTGCCGTGA
- a CDS encoding cupin domain-containing protein, giving the protein MRYSFLATAAALVSVGAITMTACRDDAPTAVRAADAPSVALARASSRMGSSAAPVVLPPRDFASEVLSRGRFEDELNVQFRIKDGRATEVAHVTDPSDMVLARVTIKPNSSIPWHTHPGPAMVTVTSGTLVFVDGETCEARTYSAADPSQPKPSFVDRGQGHVHAAYNPGDAPTVLTVTYLGVTGPSALILATNPGC; this is encoded by the coding sequence ATGCGTTATTCCTTTCTCGCCACCGCTGCCGCCCTCGTGAGCGTCGGCGCGATCACGATGACTGCCTGCCGCGACGACGCGCCGACGGCCGTCCGAGCGGCTGATGCCCCGTCTGTGGCACTCGCACGCGCTTCGTCCCGCATGGGGAGCAGTGCCGCGCCCGTAGTGTTGCCCCCTCGCGACTTCGCGTCAGAGGTGCTCAGTCGCGGCCGTTTCGAGGACGAATTGAACGTGCAATTCCGGATCAAGGACGGCCGTGCTACCGAGGTCGCGCACGTGACGGACCCCTCGGACATGGTGCTCGCCCGCGTTACGATCAAGCCCAACAGTTCCATCCCATGGCACACGCATCCCGGACCGGCGATGGTCACCGTGACCTCCGGAACACTGGTGTTCGTAGACGGCGAGACCTGCGAGGCCAGAACCTACTCCGCCGCTGACCCGAGCCAACCGAAACCCTCGTTCGTTGATCGGGGCCAGGGACACGTGCACGCCGCGTACAATCCCGGGGATGCGCCCACCGTCCTCACGGTGACCTACCTTGGCGTGACCGGGCCTTCTGCCTTGATTCTGGCGACCAATCCGGGCTGCTGA
- a CDS encoding DUF7010 family protein — protein MANDSQSLRDLRADFLRTSTPSMPVAGLIAWSGLGLVALTVSARISGTLALYIMAMILPLAFLLERLRGRALFAGGTSNPLVQLFLASIAGIGVTVPLVILGARAAHEPALVVLGMAILTGVIWIPYGWAADDAVGLRHALARAVGCYAAFALAPAPYRITAICGVVALAYLYSIARMKRPPNVALTT, from the coding sequence ATGGCCAACGATTCCCAATCCCTGCGCGATTTGCGCGCCGACTTCTTGCGCACGAGTACCCCATCCATGCCAGTGGCTGGCCTGATTGCGTGGAGTGGCCTCGGGCTGGTGGCCCTGACCGTGTCGGCGCGGATCAGCGGTACTCTCGCGCTGTACATCATGGCGATGATCTTGCCGCTGGCCTTCTTGTTGGAGCGGCTCCGCGGTCGTGCGCTCTTTGCCGGCGGCACGAGCAATCCCCTGGTGCAGCTGTTCCTCGCCTCCATTGCGGGCATCGGCGTGACCGTTCCGCTGGTGATCCTCGGTGCCCGCGCGGCGCATGAGCCCGCCCTCGTCGTCCTTGGGATGGCGATTCTCACGGGCGTGATTTGGATCCCATACGGCTGGGCCGCGGACGATGCCGTGGGACTACGCCACGCGCTCGCGCGCGCGGTCGGGTGCTATGCTGCGTTCGCGCTTGCACCGGCGCCGTACCGCATCACCGCCATCTGTGGCGTCGTGGCGCTCGCGTATCTGTACTCGATTGCGCGCATGAAGCGCCCACCCAACGTCGCCCTAACGACCTGA